From one Candidatus Acididesulfobacter guangdongensis genomic stretch:
- a CDS encoding HAD family hydrolase: MLENKKNKCVFLDRDGVLNKDIGYLKSPDQLIILPGVIGALKKLKDAGFLLIIVTNQSGIAKGFFYEDDLKKVHNALLTIFKKDNIYIDDIFYCPHHKDGIAEPYNISCDCRKPNTKMIKDSAIKYNIDLSKSYLVGDKDTDIQLAINAGLKSFCVENDMYEYDKNVVPDYFVGNLAEAAEIIIEISNSNVQ, from the coding sequence ATTTTGGAAAATAAAAAAAATAAATGCGTATTTTTAGATAGAGACGGGGTTTTAAATAAAGACATAGGCTATCTCAAATCTCCCGACCAATTAATTATTCTTCCAGGGGTAATAGGAGCCTTAAAGAAACTTAAAGATGCAGGATTTTTACTAATTATAGTAACCAATCAATCAGGAATTGCAAAAGGTTTTTTTTATGAAGACGATCTGAAAAAAGTGCATAATGCGCTTTTAACAATTTTTAAGAAAGATAATATTTATATTGACGATATATTTTATTGCCCTCATCATAAAGACGGGATAGCTGAACCTTACAATATATCTTGCGATTGCCGCAAGCCTAATACAAAAATGATAAAAGACAGCGCAATTAAATATAATATAGATTTAAGCAAATCTTACTTAGTCGGAGATAAAGATACCGATATTCAGCTCGCAATTAACGCAGGTCTTAAATCTTTTTGCGTGGAAAATGATATGTATGAATATGACAAGAATGTAGTTCCAGACTATTTTGTCGGCAATTTAGCGGAGGCTGCGGAGATAATTATTGAGATTTCAAATTCAAATGTGCAATGA
- a CDS encoding Crp/Fnr family transcriptional regulator, translating to MSNFEEIKNIEYFKTLSEDKIAEVAGVLKEENYEAEENLFIEGERSKGIYFVKSGTIKIYKSSKDGKEQILKLCYAGESFNDVTVFSANINPASADAVNKSSVFLLSKENLENLIFKYPEISFNIIRSLTDKLRFLTSRIEDLSLKHTQERIGKILLLFEGQKLSQKMIADIAGTAREVVSRALREFSNMDIIRLNKREIEIIDKGKLKKLVDK from the coding sequence ATGAGCAATTTTGAAGAAATAAAAAACATAGAATATTTTAAAACATTAAGCGAAGATAAAATCGCTGAAGTAGCAGGTGTTTTAAAAGAAGAAAATTATGAAGCTGAAGAAAATTTATTTATTGAAGGCGAAAGATCCAAGGGTATCTACTTTGTTAAAAGCGGTACGATAAAAATTTACAAATCTTCAAAAGACGGAAAAGAGCAAATTTTAAAATTATGTTATGCAGGCGAGTCATTTAACGACGTCACGGTGTTCAGCGCAAATATAAATCCTGCCTCTGCAGATGCCGTTAATAAATCTTCCGTTTTCCTGCTTTCGAAAGAAAACTTGGAAAATTTAATATTTAAATATCCGGAAATTTCATTTAATATAATAAGAAGCTTGACAGATAAACTCAGATTTCTGACAAGCAGGATTGAAGACCTTTCCTTAAAGCATACACAGGAAAGAATAGGCAAGATACTGCTGCTTTTTGAAGGACAGAAACTGAGTCAAAAAATGATAGCGGATATTGCCGGCACCGCAAGAGAGGTAGTGTCACGAGCCTTACGGGAATTTTCCAATATGGATATTATCAGATTAAACAAAAGAGAAATAGAAATAATCGATAAAGGCAAATTAAAAAAATTAGTAGACAAATAA
- a CDS encoding pantetheine-phosphate adenylyltransferase, producing MAKKNIAVYPGSFDPVTFGHIDILKRSLNIFDKVIIAVACNRKKGYLFGQEERVKLIKDTIKSIDEIEDDRVEIVALSGLLVKFVESINARVIIRGLRAVSDFEYELQLATTNRTLNPDIETIFMMTAEKYSFLSSTIVREISRLGGDVSTMVPLLISEELQKLYSKGDRDETLM from the coding sequence ATGGCTAAAAAAAATATAGCCGTTTATCCGGGTTCGTTTGACCCTGTTACTTTCGGTCATATAGACATTTTAAAAAGAAGTCTTAACATATTTGATAAGGTTATAATCGCTGTCGCATGCAATAGGAAAAAAGGTTATCTTTTTGGTCAGGAAGAAAGGGTTAAACTTATTAAAGACACGATAAAAAGCATAGATGAAATCGAAGACGATAGGGTTGAGATTGTTGCGCTCAGCGGTTTATTGGTAAAATTTGTAGAAAGTATAAATGCGCGTGTTATAATAAGGGGGCTCAGGGCTGTATCCGATTTCGAATACGAACTGCAGCTTGCTACCACAAATAGAACATTAAACCCGGATATAGAAACTATTTTTATGATGACGGCGGAAAAGTACTCATTTCTAAGTTCTACCATAGTAAGAGAAATATCCCGTCTCGGAGGCGATGTTTCTACTATGGTGCCGCTTTTAATATCCGAAGAACTTCAAAAGTTATATTCTAAAGGAGATAGAGATGAAACTCTCATGTAG
- a CDS encoding MFS transporter gives MQTDGTKVKNDIKSDSIKDTGGKWLNSNVLFISLSAFFADLGYQAVLVMFPIFLVLDLHSSIIYFGIASAISYGIGAFFGYFGGRAGDRFGHKKIAIIGNLLIPLLSFTGFSIYPAEAVAFFSTGWWSRNFRSPSRRVLLSRSVFKEFYGKAFGFLHALDEGGGFFAGIYALILFAYHVQTKFILLITVVPLLISTFFLTLISKKKLINNPPANPEKISNDNTIKNNTIHNNNSANIAADNNVNAKLSSISSAKPKDADLNENLFKRILIATSLYGFSSFSFGFPILTIAQSSKNDELGILSYILFFAFTSLTGLIAGKTILKTVKKLGFGYFLTFIGSSGMAAVFFFSLNPLLYYVAVAFLGVSLGIIETLEPTAVSIISKNDKRGKGMGALTAARSIGIFGGNIIMGLLYSVGADYSYLYAGLLSLAAAIIIYASKSEI, from the coding sequence ATGCAAACAGACGGCACTAAAGTTAAAAACGATATAAAATCCGATAGCATTAAGGACACCGGCGGCAAATGGCTTAACAGCAATGTTCTTTTTATATCATTATCAGCTTTTTTTGCCGATTTAGGCTATCAGGCTGTTCTGGTAATGTTTCCTATTTTTTTAGTTCTTGACTTGCACAGCTCCATTATTTATTTTGGCATAGCCTCAGCTATAAGCTATGGAATAGGCGCCTTTTTCGGCTACTTTGGGGGGCGTGCAGGAGACAGATTCGGACATAAAAAAATTGCTATTATAGGAAATCTCTTAATACCGTTGCTTTCATTTACCGGTTTCAGCATATATCCGGCAGAGGCGGTCGCGTTTTTCTCAACAGGGTGGTGGTCAAGAAATTTCAGGTCTCCTTCAAGAAGGGTTCTTCTTTCAAGGTCTGTTTTTAAAGAATTTTACGGTAAAGCTTTCGGTTTTTTGCATGCTCTTGATGAAGGAGGCGGTTTTTTTGCCGGCATTTACGCGTTGATACTTTTTGCATATCATGTGCAGACAAAATTTATTTTGCTTATAACGGTTGTACCCCTGTTAATTTCTACATTTTTTCTTACGCTTATATCCAAAAAAAAATTAATTAACAATCCGCCTGCCAATCCGGAAAAAATCAGTAACGATAATACAATTAAAAATAATACGATACATAACAATAATTCTGCTAATATTGCAGCTGACAATAACGTTAATGCCAAGCTTAGCAGCATAAGTTCGGCAAAACCCAAAGATGCCGATTTAAATGAAAATTTATTTAAAAGGATACTGATTGCAACTTCTCTATACGGTTTCAGTTCTTTCAGTTTCGGATTTCCTATTTTAACAATTGCCCAGTCTTCAAAAAACGATGAATTAGGCATTCTGTCGTATATTTTATTTTTTGCTTTTACATCTCTTACAGGTTTGATAGCCGGAAAAACAATACTTAAAACAGTAAAAAAATTGGGATTCGGTTATTTTCTCACGTTTATAGGTTCGTCTGGAATGGCTGCAGTATTTTTCTTCTCTCTGAATCCGTTATTGTATTATGTTGCGGTAGCTTTTCTGGGTGTTTCTTTAGGGATTATAGAAACGTTGGAGCCTACGGCTGTAAGTATAATCTCCAAAAACGACAAGAGGGGAAAAGGCATGGGCGCTTTAACGGCGGCAAGAAGCATCGGAATATTCGGCGGCAATATTATTATGGGGCTTTTGTACTCCGTCGGAGCCGACTATTCTTATTTATATGCCGGTCTTTTAAGTCTCGCAGCGGCTATAATAATATACGCGTCAAAATCTGAAATTTAA
- a CDS encoding sulfite oxidase-like oxidoreductase: MIPPNQKKVDELIQLDLGYIPDVSVDDYSLTINGLVDNPLVLTYQDVVNMANDKVIDDFHCVTGWTKESAEWEGVLSKNIAAIVHPDKNAKYVLIGSYDGYTTNVGIDFFVKDKSILAIKYGGETLSREHGYPLRLVISDKYAYKSAKWVKVITFLDKEELGYWEKRGYSNGADPFKEERYA, encoded by the coding sequence ATGATACCGCCGAATCAAAAAAAAGTAGATGAACTTATTCAGCTTGACTTAGGATATATTCCGGATGTCAGCGTTGATGATTATAGCCTTACGATAAATGGTCTGGTAGATAACCCTTTAGTATTAACCTATCAAGATGTAGTGAATATGGCAAACGATAAAGTTATAGACGATTTTCATTGCGTTACTGGCTGGACTAAAGAATCTGCCGAATGGGAAGGCGTTTTATCAAAAAACATTGCCGCTATCGTTCATCCTGATAAAAATGCAAAGTATGTTCTGATAGGCTCTTACGATGGCTACACTACAAATGTAGGGATTGATTTTTTCGTTAAAGATAAATCGATACTTGCGATTAAGTACGGCGGAGAGACGTTGAGCCGAGAACACGGTTATCCGCTGCGATTAGTCATTTCCGATAAATATGCATATAAAAGCGCTAAGTGGGTTAAGGTTATTACGTTTTTAGATAAAGAAGAGCTTGGATACTGGGAAAAAAGAGGATATTCTAACGGCGCAGACCCATTCAAAGAAGAAAGATATGCTTAG
- a CDS encoding nucleotidyltransferase domain-containing protein translates to MRLTDYEIKAIKEISAKIFGDDSIAYIFGSRVDDAKKGGDIDIYIETDKNADIFENKLKFLVELEKKIGERKIDVVIKSADSDENLPIYKIAKTQGVLLK, encoded by the coding sequence ATGAGATTAACCGATTATGAAATCAAAGCAATTAAGGAAATATCCGCAAAAATTTTTGGCGACGATTCTATCGCATATATATTTGGTTCTAGGGTTGACGACGCAAAAAAAGGCGGAGATATAGATATATATATCGAAACGGATAAAAATGCGGATATTTTTGAAAATAAATTAAAATTTTTAGTCGAGCTTGAAAAAAAAATAGGCGAACGAAAAATAGATGTTGTCATTAAGAGCGCAGATTCAGATGAAAATTTACCGATATATAAAATAGCTAAAACTCAGGGAGTATTGCTTAAATAA
- a CDS encoding nucleotidyltransferase domain-containing protein encodes MINVAEHELKTILDILTKHVNECEVRAFGSRVTGTNKDSSDLDLVVVCDKKLEIRQIGKLREAFEESSLNFTVDVLDWQSITKEFQKNIEKSFYVLKKANKKTNNNW; translated from the coding sequence ATGATTAATGTTGCTGAGCACGAATTAAAAACTATTCTTGATATATTAACTAAGCATGTGAATGAGTGCGAGGTTAGAGCTTTTGGCTCAAGGGTTACAGGAACGAATAAGGATAGTTCCGATTTAGATTTAGTTGTTGTTTGCGACAAGAAATTAGAAATACGCCAAATAGGAAAACTAAGGGAAGCATTTGAAGAATCTTCTCTTAATTTTACTGTTGATGTTTTGGACTGGCAAAGTATAACTAAAGAGTTTCAAAAAAATATAGAAAAATCTTTTTATGTTTTAAAAAAAGCAAATAAAAAAACAAATAATAATTGGTAA
- the rmuC gene encoding DNA recombination protein RmuC, translating into MSILYIYLWLSTTMPVLIIILLVINIYFIFFKSKKNEKDIEENIKMSNRSLSALSEVNTNLLRLKDTVEKSDSNIRNEIKTEFKNSRDETLSLLAKIREELANSFKGSREELSSSFKNSNDAVLNFLNMTGEKLEQMRKTVEISVKNLQDENTKKLDEMRATVDEKLHATLEKRLAESFSQVSERLESVHKGLGEMQTLAAGVGDLKKVLSNVKTRGILGEVQLENLLNDILSTGHFEKQFDITKNGLKQRVDFAIKIPQDNNFNSYNYLPVDSKFPIEAYLFLLNAYETGDKSEIEKASNGLKSVIKKHAADIKNKYISPPQTTDYAIMFLPTEGLYAEISRQQDLIESLYRTHKIIIAGPNTLVSILSSFLMVFRAINIEKHAGEVQNVLSAVKTEFNKFGDILKNAQDKINKASDDIDKLIGTRTRKMQSVLKNIHELPEKEAANILDVQANTAADTDTTDAEVEEQVNQEKSI; encoded by the coding sequence ATGTCAATTTTATACATTTATCTTTGGTTGTCAACGACCATGCCTGTTTTAATCATAATTTTACTTGTCATTAATATTTATTTTATTTTTTTTAAAAGTAAAAAAAACGAAAAAGACATTGAAGAAAATATTAAGATGTCAAACAGGTCGTTATCGGCGCTTTCCGAAGTAAATACAAATTTGCTAAGATTAAAAGATACGGTTGAAAAATCCGACTCAAATATCAGAAATGAGATAAAAACAGAGTTTAAAAACAGCCGCGATGAAACCTTATCTTTATTAGCAAAAATAAGAGAGGAACTTGCTAATTCTTTTAAGGGTTCAAGGGAAGAACTTTCCAGCTCATTTAAAAATTCAAACGATGCAGTTTTGAATTTTTTAAATATGACAGGCGAAAAACTTGAGCAGATGAGAAAAACAGTTGAAATCAGCGTAAAAAATCTGCAGGACGAAAATACAAAAAAATTAGATGAAATGCGTGCGACGGTTGATGAAAAACTGCACGCCACTTTAGAAAAAAGATTGGCTGAATCATTCAGTCAGGTCTCTGAAAGATTAGAATCCGTGCACAAAGGTTTAGGAGAAATGCAAACGCTTGCCGCAGGGGTAGGCGATTTAAAAAAAGTTCTGTCAAATGTCAAAACAAGAGGAATATTAGGAGAAGTTCAGCTTGAAAATTTATTAAATGATATTTTATCGACGGGACATTTTGAAAAACAGTTCGATATTACCAAAAATGGTCTAAAGCAGAGGGTTGATTTTGCAATAAAAATTCCGCAGGATAATAATTTTAATTCTTATAATTATTTACCGGTTGATTCAAAATTTCCCATAGAAGCGTATCTGTTTCTTCTGAATGCCTACGAAACAGGTGATAAAAGCGAGATAGAAAAAGCATCCAACGGTTTAAAAAGCGTAATAAAAAAGCATGCGGCAGATATCAAGAATAAATATATTTCTCCGCCGCAAACTACTGATTACGCAATAATGTTTTTGCCTACGGAAGGTCTTTATGCTGAAATTTCGAGACAGCAAGATCTCATAGAAAGTCTTTACAGAACTCACAAGATAATTATTGCCGGACCTAATACATTGGTCTCTATTTTAAGCAGTTTTTTAATGGTTTTCAGAGCTATTAATATCGAAAAACATGCAGGCGAGGTTCAAAATGTGCTTTCGGCAGTTAAAACAGAATTCAATAAATTTGGCGATATATTAAAGAATGCTCAAGATAAAATCAATAAGGCAAGCGACGATATAGATAAGTTAATCGGAACAAGAACGAGAAAGATGCAGTCTGTTTTAAAAAATATTCATGAACTTCCTGAAAAAGAAGCTGCGAATATATTAGATGTTCAGGCAAACACCGCTGCAGACACTGATACAACGGATGCAGAGGTAGAAGAGCAGGTTAATCAAGAAAAAAGTATTTAA
- a CDS encoding pyridoxal phosphate-dependent aminotransferase has protein sequence MKLSCRASLIKPSATLAITAKAKKLKSEGKDVVGFGAGEPDFDTPSYIKDAVKDALDKGLTKYTPVSGIDELKSAVHDKFLTDYGVNYENNEILVSCGGKHSLYNLFMVLLDEGDEVIIPSPYWVSYTEIVKLAGGVPVLVDTSSNGFKFNLDMLKESYSSRTKAVIINSPSNPTGVMMNDKDLIDIAMFAVEKDLLIVTDDIYEKIVFDDKKFFNVLMVDKSLKENTVAVNAVSKTYSMTGFRIGYAAGKKEIISAMNNLQSQSTSNPTSFAQYGALAALRGNLDFTVKMKEEFEKRRNYMLEFFATEIKNINPVKPDGAFYIFADVSEVLKSGSGAIDSSAKFCSYLLDSYLVAAVPGIEFGNDNFIRLSFATSFDVIKEGLRRIKEASKPENLNKINLNKFK, from the coding sequence ATGAAACTCTCATGTAGGGCGTCGCTGATTAAACCTTCTGCAACGCTTGCAATAACGGCAAAAGCTAAAAAACTTAAATCGGAAGGTAAGGACGTCGTTGGTTTCGGCGCCGGAGAACCGGATTTTGATACGCCTTCTTATATAAAAGACGCCGTAAAAGATGCATTAGACAAAGGTTTAACAAAATATACGCCTGTATCCGGCATAGACGAACTTAAAAGCGCCGTCCACGATAAATTTTTGACAGATTACGGCGTCAATTATGAAAATAACGAGATTTTAGTTTCATGCGGAGGCAAACATAGTCTATATAATTTATTTATGGTTTTGCTTGATGAAGGCGATGAAGTCATTATACCTTCGCCCTACTGGGTTTCTTATACCGAAATAGTAAAACTTGCAGGAGGCGTGCCGGTTCTTGTAGATACTTCATCAAATGGTTTTAAGTTTAACCTTGATATGCTTAAAGAAAGCTATAGTTCCAGAACTAAAGCCGTAATTATAAACAGTCCTTCAAATCCCACAGGCGTGATGATGAATGATAAAGACCTGATAGACATTGCCATGTTTGCGGTTGAAAAAGATTTGCTTATCGTTACTGACGATATATACGAAAAAATAGTATTTGACGATAAGAAATTTTTTAATGTATTAATGGTTGACAAATCATTAAAAGAAAATACCGTTGCAGTTAATGCCGTTTCTAAAACATATTCTATGACCGGTTTTAGGATAGGATATGCCGCAGGGAAAAAGGAAATAATTTCGGCAATGAATAATCTGCAATCGCAAAGTACATCAAATCCTACATCGTTTGCTCAATACGGAGCGCTTGCGGCTTTAAGGGGAAATCTTGATTTTACGGTAAAAATGAAAGAAGAATTTGAAAAAAGACGCAATTATATGCTGGAATTTTTTGCAACCGAAATTAAAAACATAAATCCTGTAAAACCGGACGGAGCTTTTTATATTTTTGCCGATGTATCTGAAGTGCTAAAAAGCGGCAGCGGCGCTATAGATTCATCTGCTAAGTTTTGCTCCTATCTGTTAGATTCGTATTTAGTCGCAGCCGTTCCAGGCATAGAATTCGGAAACGATAATTTTATACGGCTTTCGTTTGCTACAAGTTTTGACGTAATAAAAGAAGGGCTTCGCAGAATAAAAGAGGCGTCAAAGCCGGAAAACTTGAATAAAATAAATTTAAATAAATTTAAATAA
- a CDS encoding Fic/DOC family protein, with protein MENIKNEIAIYQSESGAIEIEIDSKKETLLLTQQQVAQLFNVKKAAISKHVKNIFDSAELEKESTVSILETVQKEGGRKVIRKIEYYNLDIVLSIGYRVNSVNATRFRRWATKTLKEYIFKGYSIDKERIASNYKLFLKALDDVKALLPESSKTDTVNILELVSIFADTWFSLNAYDAEELPKSGITKNQIEITANELRNALQELKKELITKSEATDLFGIERKEKNIENIVGNVFQSFGGEYVYSTVEEKASNLLYFFIKNHPFIDGNKRSAAFAFIWFLQKAGLLNIQRLSPNVLTALTLLIAESNPKDKDRMIGIILLILRGSSEKK; from the coding sequence ATGGAAAATATTAAAAATGAAATAGCTATATATCAGTCGGAAAGCGGGGCAATTGAGATAGAAATTGATTCAAAAAAAGAAACTCTTTTATTAACACAACAGCAAGTGGCCCAGCTTTTTAACGTTAAGAAAGCTGCAATTTCAAAGCATGTGAAAAATATATTTGACTCAGCTGAACTTGAAAAAGAATCAACTGTTTCCATTTTGGAAACAGTTCAAAAAGAAGGCGGCAGAAAAGTTATTAGAAAAATAGAATATTATAATCTAGATATAGTTTTATCTATTGGATACCGCGTTAATTCGGTTAATGCCACAAGATTTCGCCGGTGGGCAACTAAAACTTTAAAGGAATATATTTTTAAAGGTTATTCTATTGATAAGGAACGCATTGCGTCAAATTATAAACTATTCTTAAAAGCGTTAGACGATGTAAAAGCTCTTTTGCCGGAAAGCAGTAAGACAGATACGGTCAATATATTAGAACTCGTATCTATTTTTGCGGATACATGGTTTTCTTTAAATGCATACGATGCCGAAGAACTGCCAAAATCGGGGATTACGAAAAATCAGATAGAAATTACGGCAAATGAATTGAGAAATGCTCTGCAAGAACTAAAAAAGGAACTTATCACCAAAAGCGAAGCTACCGATTTATTCGGTATCGAAAGGAAGGAAAAGAATATAGAAAATATTGTCGGAAACGTTTTTCAATCTTTCGGCGGAGAATATGTTTATTCGACCGTTGAAGAAAAGGCCTCAAATTTATTATATTTTTTCATAAAAAATCATCCTTTTATCGACGGCAACAAACGAAGCGCCGCATTTGCTTTTATATGGTTTTTGCAAAAAGCAGGCTTGTTAAATATACAACGCTTAAGTCCAAATGTGCTAACGGCTCTTACATTGCTTATCGCCGAAAGCAATCCAAAAGATAAAGACAGAATGATAGGCATTATTCTGCTGATTTTAAGAGGCAGCAGCGAAAAAAAATGA
- a CDS encoding 30S ribosomal protein S20, whose product MPNHKSAIKRVKQTKKRNLRNTSNVSAMKTFMKKFISAAENKDMDNVEKFFKINVSFIMKLASKHVIHKNNAARKVSKITKLYNSVKA is encoded by the coding sequence ATGCCTAATCATAAATCTGCAATTAAAAGAGTAAAACAGACAAAAAAAAGAAATCTCCGTAATACCAGCAATGTTTCCGCAATGAAAACATTTATGAAGAAATTTATAAGCGCTGCAGAAAACAAAGATATGGACAATGTTGAGAAATTTTTTAAAATTAATGTGTCTTTTATAATGAAATTAGCTTCTAAACATGTTATTCATAAAAACAACGCAGCGAGAAAGGTTTCCAAGATAACTAAACTTTATAATTCTGTAAAGGCATAA
- a CDS encoding nucleotidyltransferase yields MPLDLSSLQKAVNSLERAVKVADRIIKDKDRVNTDEEEVIRAGVIQNFEFTYELCWKFMKRWLKINIGLTNLDGATRRELFREAYKSGLIEDVENWMEYHEARNETFHAYGDDKAEDVLEVAKTFSKDAKRLFLKLEEKND; encoded by the coding sequence ATGCCTTTAGATTTAAGCAGTTTGCAAAAAGCGGTTAATTCGTTGGAACGGGCTGTTAAAGTCGCCGATAGGATTATCAAAGACAAAGACAGAGTTAATACGGATGAAGAAGAAGTGATACGCGCAGGGGTTATTCAAAATTTTGAATTTACTTACGAGCTTTGCTGGAAATTTATGAAAAGATGGCTCAAAATAAATATAGGCTTAACTAATTTAGACGGGGCTACCAGGAGGGAACTTTTCCGCGAGGCTTATAAAAGCGGGCTCATCGAAGATGTAGAGAATTGGATGGAGTATCACGAAGCGCGAAACGAAACATTTCATGCGTATGGCGATGATAAAGCAGAAGATGTACTTGAAGTTGCAAAAACCTTTTCAAAGGATGCAAAACGCCTATTTTTAAAATTAGAAGAAAAAAATGATTAA
- a CDS encoding type II toxin-antitoxin system VapC family toxin: MKGKEERKTREVIESFYFLDINKQIAELTDTYINKYRKLHQIEFADAIIGALAKNYNFRLFTLNTKNYPHA, encoded by the coding sequence ATGAAGGGAAAAGAGGAAAGAAAAACTCGTGAAGTTATAGAAAGTTTTTATTTTTTAGATATAAATAAACAAATAGCCGAATTAACAGATACATATATAAATAAATACAGAAAGTTACATCAAATAGAGTTTGCAGATGCAATTATAGGAGCTTTGGCAAAAAATTACAATTTTAGATTATTTACATTAAATACAAAGAACTATCCCCATGCTTGA
- a CDS encoding DUF488 family protein, translating to MLNIKRIYDKPSDDDGIRILVDRLWPRGMSKERAKINFWFKDIAPSNELRKSFHDSAINFNEFKTMYLEELSGYYNATHDFSIKKDKDSVNPIAEILRLLKTGNKNVTLLYGLKDEINNNAAVLKEFILHK from the coding sequence ATGCTGAATATAAAAAGAATTTACGACAAGCCGTCCGATGACGACGGTATAAGAATATTAGTGGACAGGTTATGGCCGAGAGGTATGAGCAAAGAAAGGGCGAAAATAAATTTCTGGTTTAAAGATATAGCCCCTTCTAACGAACTGAGAAAATCGTTTCATGATTCGGCGATAAATTTTAACGAATTTAAAACAATGTATTTGGAAGAGCTTTCTGGATACTACAATGCCACGCACGATTTTTCGATCAAGAAAGATAAGGATTCGGTTAATCCCATTGCGGAAATATTAAGACTGTTAAAAACCGGAAACAAAAACGTAACTTTATTGTACGGCCTTAAAGACGAAATAAATAATAATGCCGCTGTTTTGAAAGAATTTATATTACACAAATAA